In the genome of Telluria mixta, the window TCGTGCTGCGCGCCGGCTGGTACGACATCGGCGCCACCACGCAGCACTTCCCGTTCATCTACAGCATGCTCGAACAAGGTATGCATTACTCGGTGCGGCGCCATGCGAAGAGCGTGGCCGAACCCGCGCTGGGCAACCACGAGCAGGTGCTGCGCGGCGCGATCGTCTACCGCGACAACTGTGCCCAGTGCCACGGCGGTCCCGGCACGGCGCCCGCCAAGCATGGCCTGAGCATGCAGCCGGTGCCCGGTCCGCTGGTGGACGCGACGCGCCACTGGAAGCCGCGCGAGGTGTACTGGATCACGCGCCACGGCA includes:
- a CDS encoding c-type cytochrome — encoded protein: MLRAGWYDIGATTQHFPFIYSMLEQGMHYSVRRHAKSVAEPALGNHEQVLRGAIVYRDNCAQCHGGPGTAPAKHGLSMQPVPGPLVDATRHWKPREVYWITRHGIKMSGMPGWEYHLSEDELWASVAFIMQLPTLSADDYRTMTAEAKK